Proteins encoded within one genomic window of Bradyrhizobium sp. CB1717:
- a CDS encoding radical SAM protein, whose protein sequence is MTVEVRPLGDKCNIKCRYCYQEGIRTAGNVPTRYDLDAIMATLDRLAEPFSLFGGEIMMTRRSDLERLMQLGFDRHGGVGMQTNGTLIEERDIELFRKYRVRIGISIDGPGPLNDARWAGSLAATRRATARIEAVIETLCREGMPPNVIVTLNRMNAAPERLGVLCEWIRFLGSLGVRKLRLHLLEQDETEGGEGLALTAQENLAALRRLRRLEQELPSVQFDIFAEMAAMLRGDDARTSCVFHACDPYATRAVVGVESDGRLGNCGRTNKGGVTHLRAGREAFERQLSLYRTPQANGGCQGCRFFLACKGNCPGTAIGGDWRMRSVDCPVWFGLFEDIEAELQAKGETVISRSDLRSDLEARMIAAWSIGDNPTLHSLIEQVDAP, encoded by the coding sequence ATGACCGTCGAAGTCCGCCCGCTCGGCGACAAGTGCAACATCAAGTGCCGCTACTGCTATCAGGAGGGCATTCGCACCGCCGGCAACGTTCCGACGCGCTACGATCTCGACGCGATCATGGCGACGCTGGACAGGCTGGCGGAACCGTTCAGCCTGTTCGGCGGCGAGATCATGATGACCCGCCGCTCCGATCTCGAGCGCCTGATGCAGCTCGGCTTCGACCGTCACGGCGGCGTCGGCATGCAGACCAACGGCACGCTGATCGAGGAGCGCGACATCGAGCTGTTCAGGAAATATCGCGTGCGCATCGGCATTTCGATCGACGGCCCGGGACCGCTCAACGATGCCCGCTGGGCCGGCAGCCTCGCGGCAACGCGGCGCGCGACCGCCCGTATCGAGGCGGTGATCGAGACGCTGTGCCGGGAGGGCATGCCGCCGAACGTGATCGTGACGCTGAACCGGATGAACGCTGCGCCGGAACGGCTGGGCGTATTGTGCGAATGGATCAGGTTTCTCGGCAGCCTCGGTGTGCGCAAGCTGCGCCTGCATTTGCTGGAGCAGGATGAAACGGAAGGCGGCGAGGGCCTCGCACTTACCGCGCAGGAGAACCTGGCGGCCCTGCGGCGACTGCGCCGGCTCGAACAGGAGTTGCCGTCGGTTCAATTCGACATTTTCGCCGAGATGGCCGCGATGCTTCGGGGCGACGACGCACGCACCTCGTGCGTATTCCACGCCTGCGATCCCTACGCGACCCGCGCCGTGGTGGGCGTCGAGAGCGACGGCCGGCTCGGCAATTGCGGTCGCACCAACAAGGGTGGCGTGACCCATCTGCGCGCGGGCCGCGAGGCGTTCGAGCGTCAGCTCTCGCTCTACCGCACGCCGCAGGCCAATGGCGGATGCCAGGGCTGCCGGTTCTTCCTGGCGTGCAAGGGCAATTGTCCAGGCACGGCGATCGGGGGCGACTGGCGGATGCGCTCGGTCGACTGCCCGGTATGGTTCGGCCTGTTCGAGGACATCGAGGCCGAGCTTCAGGCGAAGGGAGAAACCGTGATCAGCCGGTCGGACCTTAGGTCCGACCTTGAAGCGAGGATGATCGCAGCCTGGTCGATCGGAGACAATCCGACCTTGCATTCACTGATCGAGCAGGTGGACGCACCATGA
- a CDS encoding radical SAM protein → MNVPGPNVLMLYPLFSAESFWSFGESCKVMGVKRPAAPLGLITVAAMLPKDWTVRLIDCNTQSFGDEDLAWADVVFTGGMLPQQADTLHLIELCRAAGKPVVVGGPDPTSSPHIYEKADFRVLGEAESVIDEFIAAWESGARSGVFTAPKFQADVTKTPVPRFDLLKFEDYLYIGVQYSRGCPFTCEFCDIIELYGRVPRTKTTEQMFVELQTLYNMGYRGHLDFVDDNFIGNKKSLRQFLPQLAEWQRAHNYPFELSTEASVNLADDPELLELMGAANFFGIFVGIESPDPATLVAMRKKQNTRRNIAESIHKIYAAGMLVTAGFIVGFDNEKVSMAEAMIDFIEEAAIPVAMVGLLYALPNTQLTRRLEREGRLHTGHDVAPTIGADQCTAGINFDPVRPLRDILMDYKRVLEHIYSPAAYASRVDRLMTLLDRSRQRPELAEGDIRARLGAMETVHRVVTALPEARGPLWQTFMNCAKRDTSSARIAVQMIAAYAHLGPFSRKVIEAIDTRLAALDDESVVPAATIDVTAARHLA, encoded by the coding sequence ATGAACGTGCCGGGTCCCAACGTGCTAATGCTCTATCCGCTGTTCTCGGCAGAGTCCTTCTGGAGCTTTGGCGAATCCTGCAAGGTGATGGGCGTCAAGCGCCCTGCCGCCCCTTTGGGGCTGATCACGGTCGCCGCGATGTTGCCCAAGGACTGGACGGTCCGGCTGATCGACTGCAACACGCAATCTTTCGGCGACGAGGATCTCGCCTGGGCCGACGTCGTCTTCACCGGCGGCATGTTGCCGCAGCAGGCCGATACGCTGCACCTGATCGAGCTCTGCCGCGCCGCCGGCAAGCCGGTGGTCGTGGGCGGGCCCGATCCCACCTCCAGCCCCCACATCTACGAGAAGGCCGACTTCCGGGTGCTCGGCGAGGCCGAAAGTGTCATTGACGAGTTCATCGCGGCCTGGGAGAGCGGGGCCCGCTCCGGTGTCTTCACCGCGCCGAAATTCCAGGCCGACGTCACCAAGACGCCGGTGCCGCGCTTCGACCTGCTCAAATTCGAGGACTATCTCTATATCGGTGTGCAGTATTCGCGCGGTTGCCCGTTCACCTGCGAGTTCTGCGACATCATCGAGCTCTACGGCCGTGTGCCCAGGACCAAGACGACCGAGCAGATGTTCGTCGAGCTCCAGACGCTCTACAACATGGGCTATCGCGGCCATCTTGACTTCGTCGACGACAATTTCATCGGCAACAAGAAATCGCTGCGGCAGTTCCTGCCCCAGCTCGCCGAATGGCAGCGCGCCCACAACTATCCCTTCGAGCTGTCGACCGAAGCCTCGGTCAATCTCGCCGACGATCCTGAATTGCTGGAGCTGATGGGAGCCGCAAATTTCTTCGGCATCTTCGTCGGCATCGAAAGCCCGGACCCCGCGACGCTGGTCGCGATGCGCAAGAAGCAGAACACGCGACGCAACATTGCCGAGAGCATCCACAAGATCTACGCCGCCGGCATGCTTGTTACCGCGGGCTTCATCGTCGGCTTCGACAACGAGAAGGTCTCGATGGCGGAGGCGATGATCGATTTCATCGAGGAGGCCGCGATTCCGGTCGCCATGGTCGGCTTGCTCTATGCGTTGCCGAACACGCAGCTGACGCGCCGGCTCGAGCGCGAAGGCCGGCTGCATACGGGCCACGATGTGGCGCCGACCATCGGCGCCGATCAGTGCACGGCCGGCATCAACTTCGATCCGGTCCGCCCGTTGCGCGACATCCTGATGGACTACAAGCGGGTGCTGGAGCACATCTACAGCCCGGCGGCGTATGCGAGCCGCGTCGACCGCCTGATGACGCTGCTCGACCGTTCCAGGCAGCGCCCCGAACTCGCCGAAGGAGATATCCGCGCCAGGCTCGGGGCGATGGAGACGGTGCACCGCGTCGTCACCGCCCTTCCCGAGGCGCGCGGGCCGCTGTGGCAGACCTTCATGAACTGCGCCAAGCGCGACACCTCATCGGCGCGCATTGCCGTGCAGATGATCGCGGCCTATGCGCATCTCGGGCCGTTCTCGCGCAAGGTCATCGAAGCCATCGACACGCGCCTCGCCGCGCTCGATGACGAGTCGGTCGTCCCCGCAGCGACGATCGACGTGACGGCGGCCCGGCACCTGGCCTGA
- a CDS encoding RiPP maturation radical SAM C-methyltransferase, producing the protein MSTDVLFCSAPVMSVVRPSAALGLLQALLRQKGIRAETLYLNLLFADRIGLDLNEQLAEKLPSHLLAGDWLFGDCLGARPDRPRVQRHSHELGAAIARKGLEQLYEIRRNLIPSFVAEAADRLLEREPKIIGFTSMFEQTVASLAIAAAVKARDPSVVICFGGANCHGPMGAVLLKNFSQIDYVFNGEADTVFGPAVVAILRGERPRGLPGCLSRDQPATGAAAGPTAMDALPIPDYADYFAQLAELSDAARVRPSIPFESSRGCWWGQKHHCTFCGLNGEGMAFRAKSAPRVLEEIETLHAQFGIIRFAATDNILGMSHIDGVLGKFAERPVRGFRFFYEIKANMDEAQLETLALAGTVWLQPGIESLSDPVLHLMRKGVSALLNLRLLRNCRELGVGLVWSILYGFPGEPREAYDTVAKLVPLLEHLQPPVGCGRIRLDRFSPNFERAAEIGFRNVTPMPAYGAIYDVPDEDLANLAYFFEGDAPDAAREQDLVLLKDASAAWRARWFDQPFAPQLTMTAVGTAHLVSDTRACALQPFYCPAPVEIAVLNLLRNPCTRPSAVAQLADRFDTVTVEAAMDAVLTRRFVVEIEGRMLSLVTEAGREIFDADARAEFPLGFVLPRERATARAALTEVREEPTGLERVQP; encoded by the coding sequence ATGAGCACCGATGTCCTCTTCTGTTCGGCACCGGTGATGTCCGTGGTACGGCCGTCGGCGGCGCTCGGTCTGTTGCAGGCGCTGCTGCGGCAGAAGGGCATTCGCGCCGAGACGCTCTATCTCAATCTGCTGTTCGCCGATCGTATCGGGCTCGATCTGAACGAGCAGCTTGCGGAGAAGCTGCCCAGCCATCTCCTGGCCGGCGACTGGTTGTTTGGTGATTGCCTGGGTGCGCGGCCCGACCGGCCGCGGGTGCAGCGCCACAGCCACGAGCTCGGCGCCGCCATCGCGCGCAAGGGGCTGGAGCAACTCTACGAGATCCGCCGCAATTTGATCCCGTCCTTCGTCGCGGAAGCAGCCGACCGGTTGCTTGAACGAGAACCCAAGATCATTGGCTTCACCTCGATGTTCGAGCAGACGGTCGCTTCGCTCGCGATCGCGGCTGCGGTCAAGGCGCGGGATCCGTCCGTCGTGATCTGCTTCGGCGGCGCCAATTGCCACGGGCCGATGGGCGCGGTGCTGCTGAAGAACTTTTCGCAGATCGACTACGTCTTCAATGGCGAGGCCGATACCGTGTTCGGCCCCGCCGTGGTGGCGATCCTGCGCGGCGAGCGGCCCCGGGGCCTGCCGGGATGCCTGTCGCGCGACCAGCCCGCAACGGGTGCAGCGGCCGGTCCGACCGCGATGGATGCGCTGCCGATTCCCGACTACGCCGATTATTTCGCGCAGCTGGCCGAGCTGTCCGACGCCGCGCGCGTGCGTCCCTCGATTCCGTTCGAGTCCTCGCGCGGCTGCTGGTGGGGCCAAAAACACCATTGCACGTTCTGCGGCCTGAACGGGGAGGGCATGGCGTTCAGGGCCAAGTCGGCGCCGCGCGTGCTCGAGGAAATCGAGACGCTGCATGCGCAGTTCGGGATCATCAGGTTTGCCGCGACCGACAATATCCTGGGCATGTCCCACATCGACGGCGTGCTCGGAAAGTTCGCGGAACGCCCGGTGCGTGGCTTTCGCTTCTTCTACGAGATCAAGGCCAACATGGACGAGGCGCAGCTCGAGACGCTGGCGCTTGCGGGGACGGTCTGGTTGCAGCCCGGCATCGAGAGCCTGTCGGATCCGGTGCTGCATCTCATGCGCAAGGGCGTGAGCGCTCTGCTCAACCTGCGTCTATTGCGCAATTGCCGCGAGCTCGGCGTCGGACTGGTCTGGTCGATCCTCTATGGCTTCCCCGGAGAGCCGCGCGAGGCCTACGACACCGTCGCCAAGTTGGTCCCGCTGCTTGAACACCTGCAGCCGCCGGTCGGCTGCGGCCGGATTCGCCTCGACCGCTTCAGCCCCAATTTCGAGCGCGCCGCGGAGATCGGCTTTCGCAATGTCACGCCGATGCCGGCCTATGGCGCGATCTACGACGTTCCGGACGAGGATCTCGCGAACCTCGCTTATTTCTTCGAGGGCGATGCCCCCGACGCCGCGCGCGAGCAGGACTTGGTGTTGCTCAAGGACGCGAGTGCGGCCTGGCGCGCGCGCTGGTTCGACCAGCCCTTCGCGCCGCAACTGACGATGACGGCCGTCGGCACCGCGCATCTCGTCAGCGACACGCGGGCCTGCGCGCTTCAGCCGTTCTATTGCCCGGCACCGGTCGAGATTGCCGTGCTCAATCTGCTGCGCAATCCCTGCACGCGGCCGAGCGCCGTTGCGCAGCTCGCAGATCGCTTCGACACTGTAACGGTCGAGGCCGCAATGGATGCGGTCTTGACGCGGCGGTTCGTGGTCGAGATCGAGGGCCGGATGCTGTCGCTGGTCACGGAGGCCGGCCGGGAGATCTTTGACGCCGATGCCCGCGCCGAGTTTCCGCTCGGATTCGTCCTGCCGCGCGAGCGCGCGACAGCTCGTGCGGCGTTGACTGAAGTTCGCGAAGAGCCGACCGGCCTGGAACGGGTGCAGCCATGA
- a CDS encoding HEXXH motif-containing putative peptide modification protein yields MNATSIDWERTARPQADGYDTAVALGLIETEPTPWRPLPPQRPPVNGAPSIAEGRVALRTEDPLLPAPRFVPDAQAVPAMEQALHYVRRWPLAAKQWPDIVHTIQCYHDTEQPTEGPGRLGSASHSVDARFGVIGLTVNCPLATAQAIVHEMAHHKLRAFGVANENAIRIISNPQDELYPSPIVVDRPRPMTAVLHAQYSFIHVTQLDVHMLEQEDDPEVRSDIRQLLARNASRMEKGFETLRQHARTDGPGREFLGAFFAWCSDVLATSRKMLATERA; encoded by the coding sequence ATGAATGCGACGTCGATTGACTGGGAACGCACGGCACGCCCGCAGGCCGACGGCTACGACACCGCCGTCGCCCTCGGCCTGATCGAAACCGAGCCGACGCCGTGGCGTCCGCTGCCGCCGCAGCGGCCTCCGGTGAACGGCGCGCCGTCGATTGCGGAGGGCAGGGTTGCCCTGCGCACCGAGGATCCGCTGCTGCCCGCGCCGCGGTTCGTCCCCGACGCGCAAGCGGTCCCGGCGATGGAGCAGGCGCTCCATTACGTCCGCCGCTGGCCGCTCGCTGCGAAACAATGGCCTGATATCGTGCATACGATCCAGTGCTATCACGACACCGAGCAGCCCACCGAAGGACCCGGCCGCCTCGGTTCGGCCAGCCACTCGGTCGATGCGCGCTTCGGCGTCATCGGCCTCACCGTGAACTGCCCGCTCGCGACCGCGCAGGCTATCGTGCATGAAATGGCGCATCACAAGCTGAGGGCGTTCGGCGTTGCCAACGAGAATGCAATCCGGATCATCAGCAATCCGCAGGACGAGCTCTATCCCAGCCCGATCGTGGTCGACCGGCCGCGCCCGATGACGGCGGTGCTGCACGCGCAATATTCGTTCATCCACGTCACCCAGCTCGACGTGCACATGCTGGAGCAGGAAGACGATCCGGAAGTGCGCAGCGACATCCGCCAGTTGCTCGCGCGCAACGCATCGCGGATGGAGAAGGGGTTCGAGACCTTGCGGCAGCACGCCCGCACCGACGGGCCGGGCCGGGAGTTCCTCGGCGCGTTCTTCGCCTGGTGCAGTGATGTCCTGGCGACCAGCCGAAAGATGCTTGCAACCGAGCGCGCCTGA